TGGGGGAAGGACAGGCCAGGGCTTATTTTTCCGTGGATGAAAACCGGACCAACCTGGAGGTCTACCTGGATGGCGATTCAACCATCACCAATCGGGACGGGATGACCTTTGGAGCCGATTATGCCCTGAATGTGGGTTCTTTGGAGATTGTCCCCCATGTTCTGTGGAGTACCAAAAAAAGCAATTACAATCCTCTGACGGCCGGAGCGGTTGTATCTGGCAAGGTCTCCGGATATTCTGTGTGGGGTGAAGCCGCTATAACCGTTGAAGAATTTTATGACGGATGGATTTGCCGAATCGGCATGAAGGGAGAAACCGGCCCTGGCATCTTTCGGGGATTTCTGGATTACAGCCAGGTGACTGACAACTGGGACAATACGACGAATCACCTTTATAGCTGGTTGGAGTATAAAATCACAGTACACAATTCGGATGCCGGATCGGTAAAGATCCGTCCTACCTGGCGCCGGCAGTGGAAAGGAAATCCGAATGACACAAAATATGCCCGGAACAAAATGGAATGTTTTATTGAATATGCCTTTAAATAAGGGGGTGACAGGATGAAAAAAACAGCATTATTGTTACTGATGCTCTTGCTGGGTTTATCTTTGCTTTCCTGTGGCAGGAATGTGGATAAGAACCGGGTTGTCGTTGCCCAGCAGTTTGGATTGGGGTATGCGCCCATCATTTTAATGCAGGAACTGAATCTGATTGAAAAATATTATCCCGATGCACAGGTTGAGTGGGTGCGTCTGGGGTCCGGTGGGGCCATTCGGGAAGGGATGGCCGGTGGCAACATTGATGTGGGTAGTATGGGTGTTCCGCCCTATCTGATTGCCTGGGCCAAAGGCTATGACTACAAAATCATTTCCGCTTTGTGTGAGATGCCTTTAGGACTTCAAACATATCATGAAAATGTTAAAACTTTAAAAGATATCAAACCGGGGATGAAAATTGCGTTGCCGTCGCCAGGATCCATTCAGCATATTCTTCTTTCCATGGCTGCGGCAAAGGAACTGGGAAATCCCAAGGCTCTGGATCAGAATATCATCGCCATGGCCCATCCCGACGGTGTCAATGCCTTGATCAACCAGGTGGAAATTGACGGACATTTTACATCACCACCCTATATTTTCAAGGAGCTGGAACAGGAAAATATCCATCAGGTGGTTGATGCCCGGGATGCTTTTGGCAGTGATTTCACCTTTTTGGTGACAGCTGCCACCGGTCAATTGAAAAAACGAAATCCCGAGCTGTTCAACGCTGTTTACAAGGCGCTGGAAGAAGCCATCAATATGTTGAATGAGAATCCTGAAAAGACTGCAGAATATGTGGCACCGGTATTAAATTTGGACCGGGAAACATACATGAAATACACCACCTGGGAAGGAGTCCGTTTCAGTACAAATCCCCATGGTTTGCTGACATTTCTGGATTTTATGAATGAAGCGGGATATGTGGACCGAAATACGGAGAATGTAAAAGACCTGCTTTGGGAAACGTTGGATCCGGCCAGGGCAGATTAAGAACGGAGTTTGTACACATGCTGAAATCGGAAATACGGGAACGGCGCGTTACCGTCATCACGAAAGTCTTGTTTATTTTGATACTATTTTTTCTCTGGGAATATCTTCCGGTGTGGACAGGGCGGGACAAACTCTTTCCGCCCCTCTCCCGGGTTCTGGAATCCCTGTGGAAAAATCTGACGACCGGCGAATTGCTTCAGCACATTAAATTTTCCCTCTATCTGATTTTCAGCGGTATCGGCCTGGGCATCATTCTGGCGTTTTTCCTCACAGCCTTCTGCATGATCAGTAAAACCTTTGCCCGGATCATGGATGTGATTGTATCCATTATGCATCCGTTACCGGGTATCGCTCTGTTGCCCGTTGTCATGCTGCTGGTGGGACTTGGCGCTAAGGCTATTATTATCATCATCATTCATTCCATTCTTTGGCCCCTAATTGTGAATTCCCTGGCTGGATTCCGGGCGATACCGAAAATCCAACTGGAACTGGGACGGAACATCGGCATGAGTGAGTTTCGCCTGATATGGGCTGTGATGATTCCCAATGCGTTTCCCTACATCTTATCCGGACTGAAAATCGCCTGGGCCCGGAGCTGGCGTGCCCTGGTATCTGCCGAAATGGTATTCGGTGCCTCCGGGGTAGTCGGCGGACTCGGTTGGTTTATCTATAAAACCCGCTATTTTATGGATATCGAAGCGGTCTTTGCCGGATTGATTTCAGTGATTATTATCGGTATGCTTGTTGATGAGTTCCTTTTGAAAACATTGGAAAATAAAACTGTGAAGAAATGGGGGATGAGTGTCTGATGAGTAATCT
This window of the Candidatus Neomarinimicrobiota bacterium genome carries:
- a CDS encoding ABC transporter substrate-binding protein, whose amino-acid sequence is MKKTALLLLMLLLGLSLLSCGRNVDKNRVVVAQQFGLGYAPIILMQELNLIEKYYPDAQVEWVRLGSGGAIREGMAGGNIDVGSMGVPPYLIAWAKGYDYKIISALCEMPLGLQTYHENVKTLKDIKPGMKIALPSPGSIQHILLSMAAAKELGNPKALDQNIIAMAHPDGVNALINQVEIDGHFTSPPYIFKELEQENIHQVVDARDAFGSDFTFLVTAATGQLKKRNPELFNAVYKALEEAINMLNENPEKTAEYVAPVLNLDRETYMKYTTWEGVRFSTNPHGLLTFLDFMNEAGYVDRNTENVKDLLWETLDPARAD
- a CDS encoding ABC transporter permease, with the protein product MLKSEIRERRVTVITKVLFILILFFLWEYLPVWTGRDKLFPPLSRVLESLWKNLTTGELLQHIKFSLYLIFSGIGLGIILAFFLTAFCMISKTFARIMDVIVSIMHPLPGIALLPVVMLLVGLGAKAIIIIIIHSILWPLIVNSLAGFRAIPKIQLELGRNIGMSEFRLIWAVMIPNAFPYILSGLKIAWARSWRALVSAEMVFGASGVVGGLGWFIYKTRYFMDIEAVFAGLISVIIIGMLVDEFLLKTLENKTVKKWGMSV